In a single window of the Melioribacteraceae bacterium genome:
- a CDS encoding bifunctional DNA primase/polymerase yields the protein MNLLETAKDYHHQFGFNLIPFVNKMPKDGWKDWQEQEMSIQDIEKLNWNSDTSGLGAVCGIGDLRCFDFDDVAEDDVVKNFMLKLGLPHDYPWLVKTGSGKGFHLWFYCANAPSLFGELGGEKGCYVFKPKISHQFKQIELRWKKSLTILPPSKHASGNSYQFCNMNANIPETPPVVIGVEQIIKALNEFCIVEPKVKQEKPTNKSNRSFNKSHLGEASDFLRHKINNYDEFLRIGFALASLGEEGRSYFLRICKDNPNYPDESLASLNKKFDGFINGYSGEITLGTFYEIAKNYGFKPPQINFWTFNSKGVMIIEKAKFIEYLQDEGYGKLILGSSYIFVEVKNNIVKEVTPVSIKDHVFKGIEELSDESIKSSVKECLIRNVNFLFSKGVLECLATLELDFLKDRKEKAYFFFNNVVLEVSAEGIKIWRYEELKGCIWEKHIIQRDFEQSDIESTFQKFIENICKNDLSRIAALRSAIGYLLHAYKDPTRTKAIIFTDEKLSDSAYGRSGKGVVAKAINQLRVMIKFDGKNFNFDKSFAYQSVNLDTQIMFFDDVQKKFDFEKLFSVITEGITVEKKQRDEFRIPFEESPKPLITTNYSISGHNDSSKARQFVIEFSDYYNKKHTPVDDFGKKFFIEWNEEEWISFYNLMIECCRFYLEKGLVEYEYVNLQKKKLIDATSPEFEEFLPEIPLGVETDKKELFEKFKNQNEEVKFLTQHKFTRWLKIYADLYELSYSERKSGDTRLMILTKQVSKG from the coding sequence ATGAATCTTTTGGAAACAGCTAAAGACTACCATCATCAATTTGGTTTTAACCTAATTCCATTCGTCAATAAGATGCCTAAAGATGGATGGAAGGATTGGCAGGAGCAAGAAATGTCAATTCAGGATATTGAAAAACTAAATTGGAATTCCGATACAAGCGGTTTAGGAGCCGTCTGTGGGATAGGGGACTTAAGGTGTTTCGACTTTGATGATGTTGCTGAAGATGACGTAGTGAAAAATTTCATGCTTAAATTGGGATTACCTCATGATTATCCTTGGCTTGTAAAAACTGGAAGTGGGAAAGGGTTTCACCTATGGTTTTATTGCGCTAACGCTCCATCTTTGTTTGGTGAGTTGGGTGGGGAGAAAGGATGTTATGTCTTTAAACCAAAGATATCGCATCAGTTCAAGCAAATCGAACTTCGATGGAAAAAAAGTTTGACTATACTGCCCCCTTCAAAACATGCAAGTGGTAATTCCTATCAATTCTGCAATATGAATGCAAATATTCCCGAGACGCCTCCGGTAGTGATCGGCGTGGAGCAAATTATCAAAGCCTTGAATGAATTTTGCATCGTTGAACCTAAGGTGAAGCAAGAGAAGCCAACCAATAAAAGTAACCGTTCATTCAATAAATCGCATCTAGGGGAAGCCTCTGATTTTTTAAGACACAAAATTAATAATTATGATGAATTCCTGAGAATCGGATTTGCCTTAGCTTCCTTGGGGGAAGAGGGCAGAAGTTATTTCTTAAGAATTTGTAAAGATAATCCCAACTATCCCGACGAATCATTAGCGAGTTTGAATAAAAAGTTTGATGGATTCATTAACGGTTACAGCGGTGAAATTACCTTGGGGACATTCTATGAAATTGCTAAAAATTATGGTTTCAAACCGCCTCAAATAAATTTTTGGACATTTAATTCTAAAGGAGTGATGATTATTGAGAAAGCGAAATTCATTGAATATCTCCAAGATGAGGGATATGGTAAGTTGATTTTGGGAAGCAGCTACATTTTTGTTGAGGTCAAAAATAATATTGTTAAAGAAGTAACCCCGGTTTCAATAAAAGACCATGTCTTCAAAGGTATTGAAGAGCTGAGTGATGAAAGTATTAAAAGTTCTGTTAAGGAATGCTTAATACGTAACGTTAATTTTTTGTTTAGTAAGGGTGTATTGGAATGTCTTGCAACACTCGAGCTGGACTTCTTGAAGGATCGTAAGGAGAAGGCATATTTCTTCTTTAATAATGTGGTTCTTGAAGTAAGCGCTGAAGGTATCAAGATCTGGAGATATGAAGAGCTGAAAGGTTGTATATGGGAGAAGCACATTATCCAGCGTGATTTTGAGCAGTCTGATATTGAGAGTACTTTTCAAAAGTTTATTGAGAATATCTGTAAGAATGATTTGAGTAGAATCGCAGCCCTTCGTTCGGCAATTGGTTATCTGTTGCATGCTTACAAAGATCCGACCCGCACTAAAGCAATTATTTTTACCGATGAGAAATTAAGTGATAGCGCTTACGGTAGATCTGGAAAGGGGGTTGTAGCTAAAGCAATTAATCAACTAAGAGTGATGATAAAGTTTGACGGAAAGAACTTTAATTTCGATAAGAGTTTTGCATATCAGTCAGTAAACCTGGATACACAGATCATGTTCTTTGATGACGTGCAAAAGAAGTTCGATTTCGAAAAACTGTTCTCAGTGATAACTGAGGGAATAACAGTTGAAAAGAAGCAGAGGGATGAATTTAGAATTCCATTCGAGGAGAGTCCGAAACCATTAATTACAACAAATTATTCTATTTCAGGGCACAATGATTCTTCTAAGGCGCGTCAGTTTGTCATTGAATTCTCTGACTATTACAATAAAAAACATACGCCAGTGGATGATTTTGGGAAAAAGTTTTTCATAGAGTGGAATGAAGAAGAGTGGATCTCTTTCTATAACTTAATGATTGAGTGTTGCCGGTTCTATTTGGAAAAAGGATTGGTCGAATACGAATATGTCAACCTTCAGAAGAAGAAATTAATTGATGCCACTTCACCTGAATTTGAAGAATTCCTCCCGGAAATTCCATTAGGGGTAGAGACAGACAAGAAAGAATTATTCGAAAAATTTAAAAATCAGAATGAGGAAGTAAAATTTTTGACACAACATAAATTTACCAGGTGGCTTAAAATATATGCAGATCTATATGAACTAAGTTATTCTGAACGCAAATCGGGGGATACTAGGCTCATGATTTTAACAAAACAGGTATCTAAAGGATGA
- a CDS encoding nucleotidyl transferase AbiEii/AbiGii toxin family protein — protein sequence MKPEKLSTNKSLIKKVAFALGELNEHVVFVGGSVASLYADDPAAEDVRPTKDVDIFLEIASYGKLIKLQEKLATKGFYPAIEEGVMCRFRYEDILIDVMSTEEVGWAPADKWFEPGLNYLEQYYIEEIVIKILHVSYYLATKLSAFRDRKEDARTSRHFEDIVYVLDNRKDIVNEIINSPVDVKNYLQNEFQIISGPKYKEAFLSHLYYQTQIERYDIIRGKLIQIIQAT from the coding sequence ATGAAACCAGAAAAGTTAAGTACGAACAAGAGTCTAATTAAGAAAGTTGCTTTTGCGCTAGGTGAGTTAAACGAACATGTTGTTTTCGTTGGAGGATCAGTTGCAAGCCTATATGCAGATGATCCGGCAGCTGAAGATGTACGCCCAACAAAAGATGTGGACATTTTTCTTGAGATCGCCTCCTATGGTAAACTAATAAAGTTACAAGAGAAATTAGCTACTAAGGGATTTTATCCTGCGATTGAAGAGGGGGTGATGTGTAGGTTTAGATATGAAGATATTTTGATTGATGTGATGTCGACAGAAGAAGTTGGTTGGGCACCGGCTGACAAATGGTTCGAACCAGGATTAAATTACTTAGAGCAGTATTATATTGAAGAAATAGTAATAAAAATATTGCATGTCTCTTATTACCTTGCAACAAAACTAAGTGCCTTCAGGGATAGGAAAGAAGACGCAAGAACAAGCAGACATTTTGAAGATATTGTTTATGTGCTGGATAACAGAAAAGATATTGTAAATGAAATCATAAATTCACCTGTTGATGTGAAAAATTATTTACAAAATGAGTTTCAGATTATTTCAGGCCCGAAATATAAAGAAGCGTTTTTAAGCCACCTTTATTACCAAACTCAAATCGAGAGATATGACATAATCAGGGGAAAACTCATCCAAATAATTCAGGCGACTTAG